The following coding sequences are from one Mycoplasma tullyi window:
- the hprK gene encoding HPr(Ser) kinase/phosphatase yields MSFTVKDIYDKFEVILTIIDGEENINRVIQKPGLSRPTFELFGSYQSDPIKSAVVLGNREYCYLTSLSTEERNEKTRRLLELQPPVIILTKSFLDVSFLKECNKEYKVPILCTDMYSNELNISIGLYISKKLAKYTIHHGVLIEVYGEGVLIIGESGIGKSEVAMEMLRKNFLFVADDAISIARIGDRLIGRPTEINKHFIEVRGIGILNVTKMYGIEKIKSSAHISIVVELINIQDNQPYNFERTGQKTRYKVIENIKVPHYVLPISSGRRSSELIESAVIDLKLKRDWQYNSGDDFVERYYKYMTKE; encoded by the coding sequence TTGAGTTTTACAGTAAAAGATATATACGATAAGTTCGAAGTCATTCTAACAATCATAGATGGTGAAGAAAACATAAATCGTGTAATTCAAAAACCAGGGTTATCAAGACCAACATTCGAATTATTTGGTTCTTATCAATCAGATCCAATTAAGAGCGCTGTTGTTCTAGGTAATCGTGAATATTGTTATTTAACTTCTTTATCTACAGAAGAAAGAAATGAAAAAACAAGAAGGTTGTTAGAATTACAACCTCCAGTTATAATCCTTACCAAGTCGTTTTTAGATGTATCTTTCTTAAAAGAATGTAATAAAGAATATAAAGTACCAATTTTATGTACTGATATGTATTCAAATGAATTGAATATATCAATCGGTCTTTATATTTCTAAGAAACTTGCTAAATACACAATACACCACGGTGTATTAATAGAAGTATACGGTGAAGGTGTTTTAATTATCGGGGAATCTGGGATTGGTAAATCCGAAGTTGCGATGGAAATGCTTCGCAAGAATTTTTTATTCGTGGCAGACGATGCGATTTCCATCGCTAGAATCGGCGATCGTTTAATTGGACGACCAACTGAGATCAATAAACACTTTATCGAAGTTAGAGGGATTGGGATCTTAAACGTTACCAAGATGTACGGAATAGAAAAAATTAAATCATCAGCGCATATCTCAATTGTTGTTGAATTAATAAATATTCAAGATAATCAACCTTATAATTTCGAACGAACCGGTCAAAAAACACGCTATAAAGTTATTGAAAACATCAAAGTACCTCATTACGTTTTACCAATTAGTTCAGGTCGTAGAAGTAGTGAACTAATTGAAAGTGCTGTAATTGATCTAAAACTAAAACGCGACTGACAATACAATTCAGGAGATGACTTTGTTGAACGTTATTATAAATACATGACAAAGGAATAA
- a CDS encoding TatD family hydrolase has product MKYKLYDTHCHVNSLQLYPKHDELLKAFEEENIYINVVGTSLEDSILANKITKQYNNCSACIAVHPNDVQDHNLEEVRAVFEEILSEPDNKIVGIGECGLDFYYTDQYKAIQYQFLDMHLELANKYKKPLMLHIRNAHKEIVEYLRSKEVLVPIIFHCFSQDVETYKLLEQLPTKIVKYYSIPGVVTFKNAKTLQEAIPLIKNEQLLVETDAPFLTPHPFRGKENNSLYLKYTVEKIAELKNVSDDEIQQLTFDNAYNLFKPKIK; this is encoded by the coding sequence ATGAAATACAAACTATACGATACGCACTGTCACGTTAATAGTTTACAACTATACCCTAAACATGATGAACTATTAAAAGCATTTGAGGAAGAAAACATTTACATCAATGTAGTTGGAACATCATTAGAAGATAGCATTTTAGCTAACAAAATTACTAAACAATACAACAATTGTTCAGCTTGTATCGCTGTACATCCTAACGATGTTCAAGATCATAATCTTGAAGAAGTTAGGGCTGTTTTTGAAGAAATATTATCTGAACCAGATAACAAAATTGTGGGTATTGGTGAATGCGGTTTAGATTTTTATTACACAGACCAATATAAAGCTATTCAATATCAATTTCTAGATATGCATCTAGAACTAGCTAACAAATATAAAAAACCACTTATGTTGCACATTAGAAATGCACATAAAGAAATCGTTGAGTATTTACGCAGTAAAGAAGTTTTAGTTCCTATAATTTTTCATTGTTTCTCTCAGGATGTTGAAACTTATAAATTGCTTGAGCAACTACCAACTAAGATAGTTAAATACTATTCAATTCCAGGTGTTGTAACTTTCAAGAATGCTAAAACATTACAAGAAGCTATTCCATTAATTAAAAATGAACAATTGCTTGTAGAAACAGATGCTCCGTTTTTAACACCTCATCCCTTTAGAGGAAAAGAAAATAATTCTTTATATCTTAAATATACAGTTGAAAAGATCGCTGAATTAAAAAATGTGAGCGATGATGAAATCCAACAACTCACATTCGATAATGCTTACAATCTTTTTAAACCCAAGATTAAATAA